From the Plasmodium brasilianum strain Bolivian I chromosome 7, whole genome shotgun sequence genome, the window ATGGGTAATTTTTGGGTAATTGttaaatacttaaaaaataaaagttcaATATTACATGAAGACGACGTAATTAAATTAGGAagagtaaaattaaaaattaaaaaaattattactaatCTACAACAAGAAAGGGAATACAATAAGTCGTTATCCCCATTTGATGATGATGAATGTGAAACTATAGCTCCTGATGCTGAACAGTATTCAGCAAATAacataatgaagaaaaatagtATTTCAAACAAATACATTAGTGGAAATATTAACCCAAATATTCGATTTAGAACTAATCCGATAGgagatgatgatgatgatattGTTGATGAATATGATGatcataatatatgtattaaatgCGGTGCAGAATGTAATAATTctgataataattataatattcaagGCGATGACGATCATTATGTAGCTAGTGAAGACGATTTAGTTCAAGATGACGAAGAGGAGGAAGAAGTCCTGCATAGTCATACTATGGCAAGCAACCCATATCGTAGCGCTAATCCATACTACGAAAGTGATAACGATAAAGCCGTTAGCATCAAAGCAGTTAGAAACGAAGTGGTCAGAAACAAAGCGACTAGAAACAAAAAACTCAATGACAAAACAGTCAACTCATATGTAGACGACTTTtactcttttaaaaataacacaTCGAATGATGATGTATACTGTGATAAATACTTATATGCAGAAGAAAATGCAAATGATATTATAACAAATAGTTGTGGTGAAATAAATCAGCGTAGAATTGACGACTGTGTAAACTCTACAAGTGTCAACCTTGTTAAAAATGCTGATATTAGAATTAGTATGAATAAAGATCAGAATGTAATAATACTTCAAAAAAACAATGCAACAAGCAGTAGTATATATGGGAAAGTAATAAACTCGGATGGCTGCAAAAATTACGATTTAAATAACTCACAGGAAATTGTAAAAGTAAAGGGGGAATGTGCAATTAGCAATAGCAAGGATAACGGTCATAGCACCCAGGTGGCACTTGACCGATCAGGACAAACTCATGTAAATTTAAGTAGCACTAAAGGGGTAGTGGTACACCTGCGAAGTAGCAACTGTATTAGTGGTAGTGGTAACATCagaagtagtagtagtagtagtagtaatagaaGGAACAAAGGAGGAAATAACTACTCCCCCTATGGATATAAGAATAATGCACTGATAAATGTGAAAAGCGGTTATGCAGACATGAAGGGAATGATCGTGTGCTCCAATATTGGAAATAATGAAGTGCATGAGGATAATTACTTTggaaggaataaaaataaaaacgtaTCAAATGTTAAGGATGGAGGTAAAAATTGTATGGATTATTTAAAAGGATCATCATCTATTCGGATTAATTGCTCGAATGAAGCAGGGGAAAATGAGGACGTGtcaaaaaatagtaataacagtaaGGGTATCGGGATGAGTAGCAATAATAGTagcagtaatagtaacatgCATGATGAATGCTATGATGTTAAAAATGCACGAAGGGATGCCCCCGTTAGAAGTGGCGTAGATTCACCAAGAGGGAAGGGCCTCATGCACACGAATAACAGAGGTAATAGCGATGGAGGtgatagtagtagtagttgCTCCCATAGATGCTATAATCCATCcaataacaacaacaatGGTAAGAATGATAAtcagaaaaatgtaaaaattttaaaaaaaacagctAACTATGAAAATGCAGCATGTACGAGCAGATGTAGGGGAAAAGGTGCAACAGATGCAGAAGCCAGTAGAGAGGTAGAAGTAGGAGAAGCTGGAGTATTAGATAAAGAAGTGGGAATCGGAATGTTGAACGTCTCTACAGGTTTGTTTATTCACAACAAAAAAGAGCTATCTATGCCAAGTTTGTATAACTGCAGGATATGTTTATGTGAATATGAAAACGAAAATAACCCGTTAATATCACCATGTAAATGCAAAGGATCAATGAAATATGTTCATCTAAATTGTTTAAGGACATGGATGAGGGGCAGATTAAATGTAAGAAATGATTGTTCTTcgtattcctttttttggaaacaattaaattgtgaattatgtaaatttcCTTATCCaacttatatatgtgtgcaaaataaatatttagaattATACGAAATACCAAAGCCAGAATtaccatatataataattgaaCTGATAAATGATAGAAATAAAGGTTTTTACATAGTTAGTTTAGCGAATACAAAATGTGTTCGTATGGGTAGAGGGCATGATAGTGATGTGCGTGTTAATGATATATCTGTTTCAAGATTTCATGCGATGATTAAATTTCATAATGGCAATTTTTACATTGAAGATTGTAAAAGTAAATTTGGTACGTTAATTCAAATTAGAAAACcaatcttttttaatattagaaGGAATAAATTCATAGCGTTACAAATAGGTCGAACagtaatgtatgtatatatgaaaagaaaaaattggatatttttacctatttgtttaaaattgTCAAAAACCAAAGATGAGGATGTTAGCACACTAGATAATTTTTCGTCCAAACTTTTGATGGATAGCAATATGCACCTGTCAGGAAGAAATTTCGATTACAACAGGGATAGCGCTGTTGGTAATGCAAGAAGTAACGAAATTGTTGGAAATGGTAGAATTGATGTAAATGGTAGAACTGATGTTAATGATAGAACTGATGTAAATGGTAGAATTGATGTAAATGGTAGAACTGATGTTAATGATAGAACTGATGTAAATGGTAGAATTGATGTAAATGGTAGAACTGATGTTAATGATAGAACTGATGTAAATGGTAGAACTAATGTAAATGGTAGAACTGATGTAAATGGTAGAACTGATGTAAATGGTAGAACTGATGTTAATGGTAGAACTGATTGGAATAATGACAATAGTAGTAATGTTGTGTCAAATTGCGAAAATGGGAATGTAACTGTTTACGAAAGCGCAAACAGTATCGTATTATCCAATAACCGAGTGGCTAATAATATTCAGTCCGAGCAAAATTTACCTGATCAAAACGAAAATAAGCAAGAAAATTCCAACCCAGGTAATGTGACAACAACTGCTCCTAATAACAACAGTGCATGCAATAACGACGCACAAGAAAGTGGTGTAAATAATGATGTAAATGATAACTATTATGTTGTTAATAATATGCACAGTAGTAGTGGCAATTGCGCAAATGAAATGAATGAGGTCAATACACACAACTCACTTAACAACAGTAGTAGTTCTATTGAAATAAATCTGAACAGTACAGGTAGTTCTAAAAATGATACGCCCAATAATATTGTGATATACGcgaatggtaataataataatgtaaaggACTCCGATAATTATGAAAGCAATGACACAAACAACATAACAGGAAATGTCATCAACATCATGAAGgaggaaaattatttttaagtgGATATCCATTATTTTGTCATATTTGCCATGTGTTACCACATTTTGCCTTATTCTGCGGTACATTACTATACCATTCcatattttccttatttatgtatatatttttattcattcatttatttatttatttatatatatgcttgcGTTTATGTTTGcgtttatgtttatgtttgTGCTTATGTTTATGTTTGTGCTTATGTTTATGTTTGTGCTTATGTTTATGTTTGTGCTTATGTTTATGTTTGTGCTTATGTTTATGTTTGTGCTTATGTTTgcgtttattttatttcatttatttttatttttattttttttgtatctttTTGTTTCAACAACGTAAATTGCGCCATGAATGTTATTTcacgtgtatatgtatatatgcatgtacgaATCAACGTgcatatgtttgtatatatgactgtatatatgtatgcataaacttaagtatatacacatactgCGTATACATGTGATTATACGTATGCACGAAAAGGGGAACCAAATGATAATTCCACATTTACAAAGTACTATCCAATACCTATTCTCATAAGAACCAATTGACCAAAAGCGATGTAGcattataaataacattatgtaattatacaaataatatagtgTAAAAGgttaagtaatttttattaaaaaactacgaccacacacacatacacacgcACGCATGCACATTCACACAAACGAATACATCCTATAGGTGTCacaagttaaaaaaaagaaacacatttgtagaaaaataaacatataatactAGTATATATATCGTAGCAACTAACAAATATGTAAGCatcttttcatataatttttgcctttttttttttttttttttttttgcaatcATAAGTTcgttttaatataaaatattacaacaTATATAGTTTGTAaattcatatacataaatggaaaaaagacTTCCCTTAAAACATGTTCCCTAGGCATTTGAGCATgactaataaaaatatgaagtaaGATATTACATACTCATTTGCAACTACGTCCATGGCGGTATATTACGAATACCAATGATGATGATAACTATGAAGAGATAtagcaaataaaaatatggaagcaaaaattagaaatgtgcataaaaaaaaaggccattatattattgagttcattatacattttaatttttcaagcACATAATATCAGACTGATCTTTaaacaataattatataaatatcgaGCAAACACATAATAAGCAGATATGATGAATGCCTTTTGATTCTGTTATTATATTGTGTAGTAGTgataatatgcatattattttacacaAATACACGTAAaacgcacatatatacatatataggtgagtttttttttttttttttttttttatagtcgTATATTTTGAACTTTACAGCTTGGTCCTTCATTTACAAACTGAAACATGTAcgaatatacgtatatatacatatatacatattcgtacatacatacatatacactcGATCAGACGAACTTTTAATGTATGAAACATCCttgttctttattttattacaacCTGCACAGtatgttttatttacaaGCATGCTTACATAAATATGCTGCAgaaaatgaaagaataaTGATGTGGAAAAAGAGCACCCACAATTAGGTCCTTTCATTAATAAAACTtacataacaaaataaaaatacatatacatgtatgtacacatatatactttatatatttattgataaTTAGCTAGCTCgtgaataatatatgattacCGCTAATTATACACAGCATTATATTCGTACCTACCCCGttgtaaaaaagaaacagcatttttcatttttataaaagatcgttttctcttcttttgttTTGGATGCTCTTCTTCTTTACCATGATACCACCACTGCTCCACATAATTATGCTGAttgaaaggaaaaatataaattagaataaaatagaataaaacagaataaaacagaataaaatagaataaaattttatattacaaaataaaataataaatatttgttttgaattctgcacaaatatatatgtatacataactGTATAaatttgtgtatattttttattttttttttatataatgttttaaaaataaattaaatacaacGTTATAATTTAGTAACTGCAAGCACGCATGAATGgatttatgtacatacatatatatatatatatatatatatataatatatatttatttatttatttattttttatttgcagGATCAACAATTTTGAAGAACTCAATATAGCACATAAAATAAAGCTTTTTAAAagtagattttttttttttttttttttaatttcttttaaataatggGCCTTATTTGAATAACgagcatatttatttttcttttgcaaACTTGTTAGCAGTTATTTCgtaaatgaattaatataataataaaaataacacaaattaatttaattttttttttttttcctttttt encodes:
- a CDS encoding FHA domain protein; the protein is MINGRKNRSAKTKNYIINVNCYTWINNSHGLFDYESENFYKKCFKIKCLYNYYYILKDDINVEIKNEEEINKLLLNNNKNSNLKIICKIKYINNNYQLIPCIENEFEDNTNNSDIRVNEVNENNANGNNVNDNVNDNANGNNVKDNVFNNVNDNIINNVNENNASNNNINDNVNENNASNNNINVNIVNDSINHDNVNENNVSDNNINDNDNNNNSSSNNDMGNFWVIVKYLKNKSSILHEDDVIKLGRVKLKIKKIITNLQQEREYNKSLSPFDDDECETIAPDAEQYSANNIMKKNSISNKYISGNINPNIRFRTNPIGDDDDDIVDEYDDHNICIKCGAECNNSDNNYNIQGDDDHYVASEDDLVQDDEEEEEVLHSHTMASNPYRSANPYYESDNDKAVSIKAVRNEVVRNKATRNKKLNDKTVNSYVDDFYSFKNNTSNDDVYCDKYLYAEENANDIITNSCGEINQRRIDDCVNSTSVNLVKNADIRISMNKDQNVIILQKNNATSSSIYGKVINSDGCKNYDLNNSQEIVKVKGECAISNSKDNGHSTQVALDRSGQTHVNLSSTKGVVVHLRSSNCISGSGNIRSSSSSSSNRRNKGGNNYSPYGYKNNALINVKSGYADMKGMIVCSNIGNNEVHEDNYFGRNKNKNVSNVKDGGKNCMDYLKGSSSIRINCSNEAGENEDVSKNSNNSKGIGMSSNNSSSNSNMHDECYDVKNARRDAPVRSGVDSPRGKGLMHTNNRGNSDGGDSSSSCSHRCYNPSNNNNNGKNDNQKNVKILKKTANYENAACTSRCRGKGATDAEASREVEVGEAGVLDKEVGIGMLNVSTGLFIHNKKELSMPSLYNCRICLCEYENENNPLISPCKCKGSMKYVHLNCLRTWMRGRLNVRNDCSSYSFFWKQLNCELCKFPYPTYICVQNKYLELYEIPKPELPYIIIELINDRNKGFYIVSLANTKCVRMGRGHDSDVRVNDISVSRFHAMIKFHNGNFYIEDCKSKFGTLIQIRKPIFFNIRRNKFIALQIGRTVMYVYMKRKNWIFLPICLKLSKTKDEDVSTLDNFSSKLLMDSNMHLSGRNFDYNRDSAVGNARSNEIVGNGRIDVNGRTDVNDRTDVNGRIDVNGRTDVNDRTDVNGRIDVNGRTDVNDRTDVNGRTNVNGRTDVNGRTDVNGRTDVNGRTDWNNDNSSNVVSNCENGNVTVYESANSIVLSNNRVANNIQSEQNLPDQNENKQENSNPGNVTTTAPNNNSACNNDAQESGVNNDVNDNYYVVNNMHSSSGNCANEMNEVNTHNSLNNSSSSIEINLNSTGSSKNDTPNNIVIYANGNNNNVKDSDNYESNDTNNITGNVINIMKEENYF